Proteins encoded within one genomic window of Macrotis lagotis isolate mMagLag1 chromosome 3, bilby.v1.9.chrom.fasta, whole genome shotgun sequence:
- the RPS13 gene encoding small ribosomal subunit protein uS15, producing the protein MGRMHAPGKGLSQSALPYRRSVPTWLKLTSDDVKEQIYKLAKKGLTPSQIGVILRDSHGVAQVRFVTGNKILRILKSKGLAPDLPEDLYHLIKKAVAVRKHLERNRKDKDSKFRLILNESRIHRLARYYKTKRVLPPNWKYESSTASALVA; encoded by the exons ATGGGTCGCATGCACGCTCCCGG GAAGGGCCTGTCCCAGTCGGCTCTGCCGTACCGCCGCAGCGTGCCCACG TGGCTGAAGCTCACCTCGGACGACGTGAAGGAGCAGATCTACAAGCTGGCCAAGAAGGGCCTGACGCCCTCGCAGATCG GTGTTATCCTGAGGGATTCTCATGGAGTGGCACAAGTTCGCTTTGTCACTGGCAACAAGATTTTGAGAATTCTAAAGTCTAAGGGACTTGCCCCTGATCTTCCTGAAGATCTTTATCACCTGATCAAGAAAGCCGTAGCTGTTCGAAAGCATctggaaagaaacagaaag GATAAGGATTCTAAATTTCGTCTGATTCTTAATGAGAGCCGAATTCACAGATTGGCTCGGTACTACAAGACCAAGAGAGTGCTTCCACCCAATTGGAAATA